A single genomic interval of Candidatus Bathyanammoxibius amoris harbors:
- a CDS encoding arginine decarboxylase, pyruvoyl-dependent: protein MQGLVPNRVFFTKGVGKHKEKLQSFELALRKAGIEKYNLVKVSSIFPPKCRIVTKNIGNPHIKPGQVVHCVLSENSTNEPHRMISASIGLAVPAEAEHYGYLSEHHGFGENEEKAGDYAEDLAATMLATTLGIEFDPEKNYDERKQIFRMSGKIVKTRNITQTARGDKDGLWTTVIATAVFLP from the coding sequence ATGCAGGGACTGGTCCCAAACCGGGTATTTTTTACAAAGGGCGTGGGAAAGCACAAAGAAAAACTCCAGTCGTTTGAGCTTGCGCTCAGAAAGGCCGGCATCGAGAAATACAACCTGGTCAAGGTCTCAAGTATTTTTCCTCCGAAGTGCAGGATCGTAACCAAGAATATAGGCAACCCCCATATCAAACCCGGGCAGGTGGTCCACTGCGTACTCAGCGAAAACTCCACCAATGAACCCCATCGAATGATAAGCGCTTCCATCGGGCTTGCGGTGCCGGCCGAGGCCGAGCACTACGGCTATCTGAGCGAACACCACGGGTTCGGAGAGAATGAGGAAAAGGCGGGCGATTATGCCGAAGACCTCGCCGCTACCATGCTTGCGACTACACTGGGAATAGAGTTCGACCCGGAAAAGAATTACGACGAGAGGAAACAAATCTTCCGCATGAGCGGTAAGATAGTAAAGACCAGGAATATCACACAAACGGCCCGCGGCGATAAGGACGGGCTGTGGACTACCGTCATTGCTACCGCGGTCTTTCTGCCATGA